The following are encoded in a window of Risungbinella massiliensis genomic DNA:
- the rlmN gene encoding 23S rRNA (adenine(2503)-C(2))-methyltransferase RlmN gives MKPFAYDFTLENWKDWLQEKNQPPFRAKQVMNWLYEKRVTSFEEMTNLPKELRIVLADSFQLQPMKIITQQTSQDGTVKILFGLHDDHAIETVIMRHDYGVSVCVTTQVGCRIGCTFCASTLGGLKRNLSAGEIVAQVLMAQQILDKTDERVRSVVIMGSGEPFENYDPTIQFVRIINSPDGLHIGQRHITVSTSGVVPNIYRFADEGWQVGLAISLHAPNQDLRSKLMPINRRFPLADLLEACWYYIEKTGRRLTFEYALIGGKNDQLEQAHELGKLLQGMNCLVNLIPVNYVPERDYERTPRNQIFEFEKVLKSYRINTTIRREQGHDIDAACGQLRAKHNQQVSVEQKNQ, from the coding sequence ATGAAACCATTTGCATATGATTTTACCTTAGAAAACTGGAAAGACTGGCTACAGGAAAAGAATCAGCCGCCTTTTCGTGCGAAACAAGTGATGAATTGGTTATACGAAAAGCGAGTCACTTCGTTTGAAGAGATGACAAATCTGCCGAAAGAACTACGAATCGTATTGGCAGACTCTTTTCAGCTACAACCAATGAAAATAATCACTCAGCAAACTTCACAAGATGGTACGGTGAAGATCTTGTTTGGCTTACATGATGATCATGCCATTGAGACCGTGATCATGCGACATGATTATGGTGTGAGTGTTTGCGTGACGACGCAGGTAGGTTGCCGTATTGGCTGTACCTTCTGCGCTTCTACATTAGGGGGGTTAAAACGAAATCTCTCTGCTGGAGAAATTGTAGCGCAAGTATTGATGGCACAACAGATTTTAGATAAGACGGATGAACGTGTTCGCTCTGTCGTGATCATGGGCTCGGGAGAACCATTCGAAAACTATGATCCAACGATCCAATTTGTTCGGATTATCAATTCGCCAGATGGCCTGCACATTGGACAACGCCATATTACGGTTTCGACTAGTGGAGTAGTGCCGAATATTTATCGATTTGCTGATGAGGGTTGGCAAGTGGGACTAGCTATCTCTCTTCATGCCCCAAATCAAGATTTACGTTCCAAACTGATGCCGATTAATCGTCGTTTTCCTCTCGCAGATCTTCTAGAGGCTTGTTGGTACTATATAGAAAAAACAGGTCGACGTCTTACGTTTGAATACGCTCTGATCGGCGGTAAAAATGATCAGCTGGAACAAGCTCATGAATTAGGGAAATTGCTACAAGGAATGAATTGTTTGGTCAATTTGATTCCGGTTAACTATGTACCAGAGCGAGATTATGAACGAACTCCGAGAAATCAAATCTTTGAATTTGAGAAAGTGTTGAAATCATATCGAATCAATACTACCATTCGTAGGGAGCAAGGTCATGATATCGATGCGGCGTGTGGACAATTGAGAGCAAAACACAATCAACAAGTTTCCGTTGAGCAAAAAAACCAGTAA
- a CDS encoding spore germination protein yields the protein MRSSLTKSNLKRDRKLKRNTDKKMEKYTGIDLSISLDQNVKNIKEVFGGTVHLINKRFKLNSDPEKEVAIFYFDDLVNKDYLHHFIIKPLLEKEIENPDELVEEIVEEILVGGEIKQSNQLRDVIDGLLAGDSVILIEGVPNAIIMGTRGWQTRGISEPRTEQVVRGPKEALSDTYLFSLGLIRRRLHDPDMRTVTKTIGRRSKTVVGMLYIHDIADPRIVKEVEKRLDQIDIDAILESNYIQELIQDHPISPFPQVQNTERPDSVCAHLLEGKVAILVDGTPFALICPAVFSQFYNSPEDYYQETIIATFTRMVRLLGLVFALTLPAIYVALLSFHNEMIPFKLAINIAGWRATVPFAPVVEAFLMELTVEVLREASLRLPGPIGPTIGIVGALVIGDAAVSAGLVSPAMVIVVGLTTISSYANPNYNAATAIRLLRFPLIFLGGSFGLFGIVFGILLILIHLTNLRSFGVPYLSPIVPTKPSDWKDTVIRSPWRWMQKRPFTFHTYNIRRQKGGNQ from the coding sequence ATGCGTAGTAGTCTAACGAAATCGAATCTCAAGCGAGACCGCAAACTAAAGCGAAATACAGATAAAAAAATGGAGAAATACACTGGGATCGACCTCTCCATCAGTTTGGATCAAAATGTAAAAAATATAAAAGAAGTATTTGGTGGAACAGTTCATCTGATTAACAAGCGATTTAAGTTGAATAGTGATCCAGAAAAGGAAGTAGCTATTTTTTATTTTGACGATCTAGTAAACAAAGATTATCTCCATCATTTTATTATCAAACCTTTGCTCGAAAAGGAGATTGAGAATCCAGATGAACTAGTAGAGGAGATAGTAGAAGAGATCTTGGTCGGGGGTGAAATTAAACAATCCAATCAATTACGTGATGTGATCGATGGGCTTTTAGCCGGGGATAGTGTGATTTTGATCGAAGGAGTTCCCAATGCCATTATCATGGGTACTCGAGGATGGCAAACGCGAGGTATAAGTGAACCCCGAACTGAGCAAGTAGTTCGGGGTCCCAAAGAAGCATTAAGCGATACCTACTTATTTAGTTTGGGACTTATTCGTCGTAGATTACATGATCCTGATATGCGAACTGTGACAAAAACGATCGGCCGACGATCCAAGACTGTTGTGGGGATGCTATATATACATGATATAGCTGATCCTAGGATTGTCAAAGAAGTAGAAAAAAGATTGGATCAGATCGATATCGACGCTATTTTGGAATCCAATTACATACAAGAATTGATACAGGATCATCCAATCTCGCCTTTCCCCCAAGTCCAGAATACGGAGCGTCCCGATTCCGTCTGTGCCCATTTATTAGAGGGAAAAGTAGCGATTTTAGTGGATGGGACACCATTTGCTTTAATCTGTCCTGCTGTTTTTTCCCAGTTTTACAACAGTCCAGAAGATTACTACCAAGAGACCATCATTGCTACCTTTACTCGTATGGTGCGCTTATTGGGGCTTGTGTTTGCATTGACCTTGCCAGCAATTTATGTAGCACTTTTATCATTTCATAACGAAATGATTCCTTTTAAATTGGCGATTAATATTGCGGGTTGGAGAGCTACTGTTCCATTCGCGCCTGTCGTAGAAGCTTTTCTGATGGAATTGACAGTGGAAGTACTACGAGAAGCTAGTCTACGGTTACCTGGTCCTATTGGACCGACGATTGGAATTGTGGGTGCGTTGGTAATCGGGGACGCTGCCGTTTCAGCTGGATTGGTGTCACCGGCAATGGTCATCGTCGTAGGATTGACTACGATTAGCTCCTACGCCAACCCAAATTACAATGCTGCAACTGCAATCCGTCTACTTCGCTTCCCACTCATTTTCCTTGGTGGAAGTTTTGGCCTGTTTGGAATTGTTTTTGGGATCTTGCTAATTCTGATTCATCTTACCAACTTAAGGTCGTTTGGAGTTCCTTATTTGTCACCAATCGTGCCAACTAAACCGTCTGATTGGAAGGACACCGTGATTCGTTCCCCTTGGAGATGGATGCAGAAACGACCTTTTACTTTCCATACTTATAATATAAGACGACAAAAGGGGGGTAATCAGTGA
- a CDS encoding Ger(x)C family spore germination protein: MMRRSLSIIISVSLFFLCTGCWDAVSIEARASAVALSFDWSEGQYEVGVSVPIPYKLGSSGVGADSAQPEDGVEDQPRYVNSVQAGSLNEAIDRLSTILQRRIYFGQTVILIFSREVAERGLDPITDYIRRNEEIRIHARMVVVEGKAIEFMKNQSQFFNLAMEELRGDLENGEKIGYAFREKLGKYLMKKNTIAKGVPILNMVQYEKDEFMWEGAAVFNRDKMVYKITDPMQTSILNQIRNSLKGFSVRIPCEKGVIAYLPIGVKSEVQIDTDRPIPKIIVNVYVDGYVEEKTCPIKLQDVKNMRKVSRQIASEYEKGAYDVIQLGKQLGVDLLELQYHMRMNHPELWKKYQDVKEFQKLPVEIHYDVKVRHYGVNNV; the protein is encoded by the coding sequence ATGATGCGCCGGTCTCTTAGTATCATAATAAGTGTTAGTCTCTTTTTTCTTTGCACTGGTTGTTGGGATGCAGTCTCCATAGAGGCGCGTGCATCTGCAGTAGCCTTGTCTTTTGATTGGAGCGAGGGACAATATGAAGTGGGCGTTTCTGTTCCTATCCCCTATAAATTAGGAAGTAGTGGAGTAGGAGCAGATTCAGCTCAACCAGAAGATGGAGTGGAAGATCAACCTCGATATGTTAATAGTGTTCAAGCTGGTTCTCTGAATGAGGCAATTGACCGTCTCTCCACGATTTTACAACGTCGTATTTATTTTGGGCAGACTGTAATATTGATCTTTAGTCGAGAAGTAGCAGAAAGAGGTTTGGATCCGATTACTGATTATATTCGTCGAAATGAAGAGATTCGGATCCATGCGCGTATGGTCGTAGTAGAAGGAAAAGCAATCGAGTTTATGAAGAATCAGTCTCAATTTTTCAATTTAGCAATGGAAGAGTTGCGAGGTGATTTAGAGAATGGGGAAAAAATCGGCTATGCTTTTCGTGAGAAGTTAGGGAAATATTTAATGAAAAAGAATACCATAGCGAAGGGTGTTCCGATTCTGAATATGGTTCAATATGAGAAGGATGAATTTATGTGGGAAGGTGCTGCTGTTTTTAATCGAGATAAGATGGTGTATAAGATAACAGATCCAATGCAAACTTCCATCTTAAATCAAATTAGAAATAGCTTAAAAGGCTTTTCTGTGCGAATTCCATGTGAAAAAGGCGTTATTGCTTATCTGCCTATAGGTGTCAAATCAGAAGTTCAAATAGATACAGACCGTCCTATTCCCAAGATTATCGTAAATGTGTATGTAGACGGATATGTAGAGGAAAAAACATGCCCAATCAAATTACAGGATGTAAAAAACATGCGTAAAGTATCAAGACAAATAGCTAGTGAGTACGAAAAAGGTGCATATGATGTGATACAACTTGGGAAACAACTTGGGGTGGATCTATTAGAACTTCAATACCATATGCGTATGAATCATCCTGAACTTTGGAAGAAATATCAGGATGTGAAAGAGTTTCAGAAACTTCCCGTGGAAATTCACTATGATGTTAAGGTTCGTCATTATGGTGTTAACAATGTTTAA
- a CDS encoding GTP-binding protein: MKKKIPVTVLSGYLGAGKTTVLNHILHNRNGLKVAVIVNDMSEINIDAGVIEREAGLSRTEEKLVEMSNGCICCTLREDLLQEVERLAQEGRFDYILIESTGISEPIPVAQTFTYIDEEAGIDLSSLCKLDTMVTVVDANRFWADYSSGESLLDRAQSLGEEDQRDVVDLLIDQIEFCDVLLLNKSDMLTSGELDRLEAVLRKLQPQAKIIRTIHGQVEPMEILNTGLFDFDRASQSAGWLQELQKEEHTPETDEYGISSFVYRRQRPFHPERLMNWLNDWPEEIVRAKGMVWIATRNDLGFQISQAGPSIQLGASGYWIATLPLEERQLYFDEMPELEQNWHPKYGDRINEVVFIGIELEPDRIVEELDQLLLTDQELSMDWSSFVDPLPNTDQTVEMMS, encoded by the coding sequence ATGAAAAAGAAAATACCTGTTACGGTATTAAGTGGATATTTAGGAGCAGGCAAAACAACGGTATTAAACCATATTCTTCATAATCGCAATGGGCTGAAAGTAGCAGTTATCGTAAACGATATGAGTGAGATAAACATAGATGCAGGGGTTATCGAAAGAGAAGCTGGGCTCTCGCGTACAGAGGAAAAGTTAGTAGAGATGTCCAATGGATGCATTTGTTGTACTCTTCGGGAAGATTTGCTTCAAGAAGTAGAGAGACTCGCCCAAGAAGGACGATTCGATTATATTTTGATTGAGTCAACGGGAATTAGTGAACCAATTCCCGTTGCGCAAACTTTTACCTATATAGATGAAGAAGCAGGGATCGACCTATCCTCGCTTTGTAAACTAGATACAATGGTAACAGTAGTCGATGCTAATCGCTTTTGGGCAGATTATTCATCAGGAGAGTCATTATTAGATCGTGCGCAAAGTTTGGGAGAAGAAGATCAACGAGATGTAGTGGATTTACTCATCGACCAAATTGAGTTTTGTGATGTGTTGTTGCTCAATAAGTCTGATATGCTCACCTCAGGTGAATTGGATCGCTTAGAGGCAGTCCTTCGTAAATTACAACCTCAGGCGAAAATAATTCGTACTATCCATGGGCAAGTAGAACCAATGGAAATACTAAATACAGGCTTGTTTGACTTTGATCGGGCTAGTCAATCAGCTGGTTGGCTACAAGAGCTTCAAAAAGAAGAACATACACCTGAAACAGATGAATATGGAATCTCTTCTTTTGTATACCGAAGACAACGTCCGTTTCATCCAGAGCGACTGATGAATTGGTTAAATGATTGGCCGGAGGAGATTGTTCGAGCCAAAGGAATGGTTTGGATTGCGACTCGAAATGATCTTGGCTTCCAAATAAGTCAAGCAGGACCATCTATTCAACTCGGTGCATCAGGCTATTGGATTGCAACTCTTCCACTAGAAGAGCGTCAACTGTATTTTGATGAAATGCCAGAATTGGAACAAAATTGGCATCCTAAATATGGTGATCGAATTAATGAAGTAGTCTTTATTGGGATAGAACTAGAGCCAGATAGGATAGTAGAAGAACTAGATCAACTCTTGTTGACAGATCAAGAGTTGAGCATGGATTGGAGCAGTTTTGTCGATCCTCTGCCTAATACAGATCAGACGGTGGAAATGATGAGCTAA
- the pknB gene encoding Stk1 family PASTA domain-containing Ser/Thr kinase, whose translation MQLEGKKLGGRYEIISRLGGGGMAVVYKALDHSLGRYVALKILSESLSNDNEFVRRFSREAQAAASLSHPNVVNVYDVGKDGYTYYIVMEIVEGPTLKQYIQQKGVVPTDEAALIAIRICDGLAHAHENQIIHRDIKPHNILLDQKGGRVKVTDFGIARAASSSTITQKGAVMGSVHYFSPEQARGGLTGEKSDIYSLGIVMYEMLTGQLPFDGDQAISIALMHLQNPVTDPRQINPNIPDNFAKILLRALEKDPEMRYTSVRAMMKDIQSALRMLPRNQAVNTDDLFMTVPMLDEDDTSYSPQPTPNTSGSASAAASEERSSFPSKEADPWNQRNQAPPRHFQTPPSRSNGGASSFPEDSKDLTIFQKTAIWFDNAQEKLSVWQKILFGAITVVLILGLTVFGFDKLMGLFSGSDDAPETSTKPKTEQTTGQKEEDAEMVPVKNYVGEWQSRVENYASGSLEENGYKILVSNSLCYNKDLTGSGLAEGKIVAQIPEANSQIKKGDTVKVWVYVNKSTCNKAPQ comes from the coding sequence ATGCAATTAGAAGGGAAGAAACTGGGGGGGCGCTACGAGATTATCAGCCGTTTAGGCGGCGGTGGTATGGCAGTCGTATACAAAGCACTAGACCATAGTTTGGGACGATACGTAGCGTTAAAAATTCTCAGTGAGTCCCTCAGCAATGATAACGAGTTTGTTCGTCGGTTTAGTCGGGAAGCACAAGCAGCTGCAAGTCTCTCTCATCCAAACGTAGTCAATGTCTATGATGTTGGGAAAGATGGCTATACTTACTATATTGTAATGGAGATCGTAGAAGGTCCTACTCTAAAGCAATATATTCAACAAAAAGGGGTAGTTCCTACTGATGAAGCAGCGCTGATTGCGATTCGGATCTGCGATGGCCTTGCCCATGCTCATGAGAATCAAATTATTCACCGTGATATCAAACCCCACAATATTTTATTAGACCAAAAAGGCGGTCGGGTGAAAGTAACCGACTTCGGGATTGCACGGGCGGCGAGCTCTTCGACCATTACCCAAAAAGGTGCTGTCATGGGGTCTGTACACTATTTCTCCCCAGAACAAGCACGTGGTGGGTTAACTGGAGAGAAATCGGACATCTACTCCCTTGGGATCGTGATGTACGAAATGCTTACTGGTCAATTACCGTTTGACGGAGATCAAGCGATTAGTATTGCTCTGATGCACCTGCAAAATCCGGTTACGGACCCACGCCAGATCAATCCAAATATTCCAGATAACTTTGCCAAGATCTTGTTACGGGCACTCGAGAAAGATCCGGAAATGCGCTACACCTCGGTACGGGCGATGATGAAAGATATCCAAAGTGCACTGCGAATGCTTCCACGCAATCAAGCGGTAAATACGGATGATCTTTTTATGACTGTTCCGATGTTGGATGAGGATGATACCTCATACTCTCCACAACCAACTCCTAATACTTCTGGATCTGCGAGTGCTGCGGCAAGTGAAGAACGTTCTTCATTTCCATCCAAAGAGGCAGATCCTTGGAACCAACGTAACCAAGCTCCACCACGCCATTTCCAGACCCCGCCAAGTCGTTCGAATGGAGGGGCAAGCAGTTTTCCGGAAGACTCGAAGGATTTGACTATTTTCCAAAAAACTGCGATCTGGTTTGACAATGCCCAAGAAAAGCTATCTGTATGGCAGAAGATCCTATTCGGTGCCATCACAGTAGTTCTTATTCTTGGTCTTACCGTATTTGGTTTTGATAAATTGATGGGATTGTTCTCTGGCTCTGATGATGCTCCAGAGACATCGACCAAGCCGAAGACGGAGCAGACCACTGGTCAGAAGGAAGAGGACGCGGAAATGGTTCCGGTAAAGAACTATGTTGGAGAGTGGCAATCCAGAGTGGAAAATTATGCGTCTGGATCTCTAGAGGAGAATGGTTATAAGATTTTAGTCTCCAATAGTCTTTGTTACAACAAAGATTTAACAGGATCAGGGCTTGCAGAAGGAAAAATTGTAGCCCAAATACCAGAAGCAAATTCCCAGATAAAAAAAGGGGATACGGTGAAGGTATGGGTATATGTTAATAAGTCTACTTGTAACAAAGCACCTCAATAA
- the rsgA gene encoding ribosome small subunit-dependent GTPase A, with translation MPSGQIVRALSGFYYVTLESGEVVECKARGVFKFEKKKTKPLVGDYVEIEIDQAGKGWIYQVKKRTTELIRPAIANVDQAIIVCALREPDFQQMPLDRLLVHAERENLRIVICLTKSDLVEDDTEIREIRHTYEQAGYVVLETSSKRPSGIDLVAKELQGRISVFAGQSGVGKSTLLNQIMPDQDLETGEVSRKIGRGKHTTRTVELIPLPDGGQVADTPGFSQLSFDGMEPEELSDLFADFRPYQHDCRFRGCLHRKEPGCAVKEAVKDSKITQTRYHHYLLFLEEIEQWQQRRY, from the coding sequence ATGCCGTCCGGGCAAATTGTTCGAGCATTAAGTGGATTTTATTATGTAACATTAGAATCAGGCGAAGTTGTGGAGTGTAAGGCTCGTGGAGTTTTTAAATTTGAAAAGAAAAAGACCAAACCTCTGGTTGGGGATTATGTGGAGATTGAGATCGATCAAGCAGGGAAAGGCTGGATTTATCAGGTAAAAAAACGTACCACAGAGCTAATTCGTCCCGCAATCGCTAATGTAGATCAGGCGATTATTGTCTGTGCCCTGCGAGAGCCAGACTTCCAACAGATGCCACTGGATCGCTTATTAGTCCATGCTGAAAGAGAAAACCTACGGATCGTCATCTGTCTAACAAAATCAGATTTGGTGGAAGATGATACCGAGATTCGAGAAATCCGTCATACATATGAGCAAGCAGGGTATGTAGTATTAGAGACTAGCTCCAAGCGACCATCGGGAATAGATTTGGTAGCCAAAGAACTGCAAGGGAGAATCTCTGTCTTTGCTGGTCAGTCTGGTGTAGGAAAGTCGACGCTGTTGAATCAGATTATGCCAGATCAAGATCTAGAAACCGGAGAAGTGAGCCGCAAGATCGGACGTGGGAAGCATACCACTCGTACAGTAGAGTTAATCCCATTACCTGATGGTGGTCAAGTAGCAGATACACCAGGATTCTCGCAACTTTCGTTTGATGGGATGGAACCTGAGGAACTAAGTGATCTGTTTGCCGATTTTCGACCTTATCAACATGATTGTCGTTTTCGAGGTTGTCTCCATCGCAAAGAGCCCGGATGTGCCGTGAAGGAAGCGGTAAAAGATAGCAAGATTACTCAGACGCGTTACCATCACTACCTTTTGTTTTTAGAAGAAATAGAACAATGGCAGCAAAGGAGATACTAA
- a CDS encoding AEC family transporter, whose amino-acid sequence MDILFMIVVNVILPVFSLIGIGAFLHRKFEFDMNTLSKLNTYLLMPAVSFVNIYQSNIGGKTLFHILGFLLIQSLCLMILAARISKFAKFDRSLSSTFQNSVVLNNSGNFGLPVSQLVFQHNPLGSSIQVVVMIYQNLLTYTYGLFNSVSVHSKGFQAVKEFLKNPVFYAFLFGFLLHISTIKIPFFLWNPIENISNAFLAIALVTLGAQSANLKISRFSLPLVFSLIGRLILSPCIALIIIVLLKLDGITAQALFIASSFPTSRNSALFALEYGNHPEYAAQVVLLSTLFSSITVTTVVYLSKILF is encoded by the coding sequence ATGGATATTTTATTTATGATCGTAGTAAATGTCATTTTACCTGTGTTTTCATTAATAGGGATTGGCGCATTTCTACATAGAAAATTTGAATTTGATATGAATACGTTATCAAAATTAAATACCTACTTGTTGATGCCAGCTGTGAGCTTTGTGAATATTTACCAGAGCAATATTGGAGGGAAAACCCTTTTTCATATTCTTGGTTTCTTATTGATCCAAAGTCTCTGTCTTATGATCCTAGCCGCCAGGATATCCAAATTTGCCAAATTTGATCGGAGTCTCTCTTCTACTTTCCAAAACAGTGTGGTGTTAAATAATTCTGGTAACTTTGGATTACCAGTCAGTCAACTTGTTTTTCAACATAACCCACTTGGTTCCTCTATCCAAGTGGTAGTAATGATTTATCAAAACCTTCTCACTTATACATATGGATTGTTTAACTCTGTATCTGTACATTCCAAAGGTTTTCAAGCTGTGAAAGAATTTCTGAAAAACCCTGTTTTTTATGCTTTTTTATTTGGTTTCCTACTCCATATCTCCACTATTAAAATCCCGTTCTTTTTATGGAATCCCATTGAAAATATTTCAAATGCTTTCCTTGCAATTGCACTTGTTACACTTGGTGCTCAAAGTGCCAACCTAAAGATAAGTCGTTTCTCCCTACCACTTGTATTCAGTCTAATTGGACGCTTAATCCTTTCCCCTTGTATTGCCTTGATTATTATTGTTCTATTAAAACTAGATGGGATAACCGCACAGGCATTATTCATCGCGAGTTCTTTTCCCACTTCACGCAATAGTGCACTATTTGCATTGGAATACGGAAATCATCCTGAATACGCAGCCCAAGTTGTTTTACTCTCCACTTTGTTTAGTAGCATTACAGTAACTACTGTAGTCTATTTATCTAAGATTTTATTTTAG
- a CDS encoding Stp1/IreP family PP2C-type Ser/Thr phosphatase, protein MELAQRTDVGRVRDLNEDSLGSFRAKCGTLIVVVADGMGGHQAGEIASKKTLDVIQEDLSRQYVDVMTDEKSNRLLVSVGKANERVFRMANENEQYKGMGTTVLASIVDEEEVVIAHVGDSRAYMLHKGGLYQLTEDHSYVNLLLRHEQITKEEAKNHPQGNIIMRAVGTSAEVEVDLINTPWKKNDIFLLCSDGLTDMISEREIGLVLTDDKLTLDEKADRLVNLALEAGGKDNISLILLKNTGK, encoded by the coding sequence ATGGAATTGGCTCAACGCACTGATGTTGGTCGCGTACGTGACCTGAATGAAGACAGCTTGGGGTCTTTTCGAGCCAAATGCGGAACACTGATCGTGGTCGTCGCAGATGGTATGGGGGGCCACCAGGCAGGGGAAATTGCGAGCAAAAAGACACTGGATGTGATTCAAGAAGATCTATCACGCCAGTACGTAGATGTAATGACAGATGAGAAGAGCAATCGGCTGCTCGTCTCTGTCGGAAAAGCGAATGAGCGTGTCTTTCGCATGGCAAATGAAAACGAGCAATATAAAGGAATGGGTACCACAGTTCTAGCCTCTATCGTAGATGAAGAAGAAGTAGTGATTGCACACGTGGGGGATAGTCGTGCCTATATGCTACACAAGGGTGGACTCTATCAACTGACAGAGGATCATTCTTATGTCAACTTACTACTTCGTCATGAACAAATTACCAAAGAAGAAGCCAAAAACCATCCACAAGGTAACATCATCATGCGTGCAGTAGGCACTAGTGCTGAAGTAGAAGTAGATTTGATCAACACCCCATGGAAGAAGAATGATATCTTCTTGTTATGCTCAGACGGTCTTACTGATATGATCTCCGAACGAGAGATTGGATTGGTATTGACCGATGACAAATTAACCCTGGATGAGAAAGCAGACCGCTTGGTGAATTTAGCATTAGAAGCTGGTGGCAAAGATAATATTTCTCTTATCCTACTGAAAAATACAGGGAAATAA
- a CDS encoding GerAB/ArcD/ProY family transporter — protein MKVRYPEDYRKGTIGPLQAFSISYQNVLGVGVLFMPATVAASTQRSGIFSILLMGFFCWIIVSVVTWGIKRYPQMSLWEIGTQVFGTRKNPKVGKWLFAPIFILLMVNWLMYIAVEISLFVTTLKIEYFTQTPNSVLIVLSLLLSMYAAKQGPATIARLNVLLLPVTVIPLLLFLFSTFEGGELINIIPTLPDDWGAFFSGSLNTLFSFAGFTIFLGYIGFYRRPDKSGKAHSWAVWAITFWYVLTYIFCLSVFGPEDISNYLTPVLSLVTESQSDQFLIERLDPAFLPAWMVMVFTTTSNSLFAVSYAMKEFLGVKEETRGTIIFILSSIAFVIAMLPTDLSTFNEVLKQYQMITWSISIPFTLICALFAVIRKRGRKGEHDAPVS, from the coding sequence GTGAAGGTTCGGTACCCTGAAGATTATCGAAAAGGCACGATTGGTCCTTTACAAGCCTTTTCTATTTCCTATCAGAATGTATTAGGAGTAGGGGTTTTATTTATGCCAGCAACGGTAGCTGCTAGTACCCAACGCTCCGGTATTTTTTCCATTTTACTCATGGGATTTTTTTGTTGGATTATTGTTTCTGTGGTGACATGGGGGATCAAACGTTATCCACAAATGTCTCTATGGGAAATAGGAACCCAAGTTTTTGGAACTCGAAAGAATCCTAAAGTAGGAAAATGGCTCTTTGCCCCTATTTTTATCCTACTTATGGTGAATTGGCTCATGTATATAGCCGTAGAGATTAGTCTTTTCGTCACCACACTGAAAATTGAGTATTTTACCCAGACGCCTAACTCTGTTTTGATAGTGCTCTCGCTCTTGCTATCTATGTATGCAGCCAAACAAGGACCCGCTACTATTGCAAGATTAAATGTCCTATTACTGCCTGTAACAGTAATTCCATTGTTGTTATTTTTGTTCTCAACGTTTGAGGGCGGAGAGTTGATAAATATCATCCCTACTTTGCCGGATGATTGGGGTGCTTTTTTCTCAGGATCACTTAACACCTTATTTTCATTTGCTGGGTTTACTATTTTTCTAGGTTATATCGGATTTTATCGTCGACCAGATAAATCAGGTAAGGCACATTCATGGGCAGTTTGGGCGATTACCTTCTGGTACGTTCTTACCTATATATTCTGTCTTAGTGTTTTTGGACCTGAGGACATATCAAATTATTTAACACCTGTTTTATCGCTTGTAACGGAGTCGCAATCAGATCAATTTTTAATAGAACGACTTGATCCAGCCTTTTTGCCTGCTTGGATGGTCATGGTTTTTACCACGACATCTAACTCACTGTTTGCAGTTTCTTACGCTATGAAAGAATTTCTAGGAGTAAAAGAGGAGACCAGAGGAACCATCATTTTTATTCTGTCTAGTATTGCTTTTGTCATTGCTATGTTGCCGACGGATCTCTCTACTTTTAATGAAGTGCTTAAACAATATCAAATGATCACTTGGTCTATCTCAATCCCATTTACATTAATTTGTGCTCTCTTCGCAGTCATTCGAAAGAGAGGAAGAAAGGGGGAGCATGATGCGCCGGTCTCTTAG